One Solirubrobacter pauli DNA segment encodes these proteins:
- a CDS encoding cellulase family glycosylhydrolase, whose translation MTETRRRRARRLFAVAAVCTAALPTAPALAAPDQLSLIEDEKLMLESGPEVQAQALDEAKALGADLIRANVIWARVAPSSNSTKKPKGFNGKKPESYGGNFAMLDSFVAGAQARGMQVLLTPTGPIPAWASRCKGSVAARKVCKPDPKLFGDFVRALGTKYPTVKYWSIWNEPNLGSWLKPQYEVVGGVAVQKSASLYRSLAKSAISSLRATGHKTTTDQIWLGETAPLGDDPSGCSAQRKLRAPKGCAKKITKTSPETFLRGVFCLSKSGGSLGGVEGKEQGCKGYKKLAINGYAHHPYTRGGSRPPLSKTNAGEITIGVASRLTRLLDQAGKRKRIPSKLPVHFTEHGWQTNPPGVNDIFAVTDAQQSEYINQSDWIAYKNKRVKTVAQYKIVDDQSIGAGFQMGLRLFNGGARKPSYDAYKLPIWVSKKGSNVTVYGQVRPLEPGAAGTVDVQNAPAGSSAFKTVQSVPVTSANGIFTVDLPDTGGTWRLKWGDVTSRQAEVASK comes from the coding sequence ATGACTGAGACTCGCCGACGCCGCGCCCGGCGGCTGTTCGCCGTGGCCGCAGTGTGCACCGCTGCCCTCCCCACGGCCCCCGCTTTGGCCGCCCCCGACCAGCTGTCCCTCATCGAGGATGAGAAGCTGATGCTCGAGTCGGGCCCCGAGGTCCAGGCTCAGGCCCTGGACGAGGCCAAGGCCCTCGGCGCCGACCTCATCCGCGCCAACGTGATCTGGGCCCGCGTTGCTCCTTCCTCGAACTCGACGAAGAAGCCCAAAGGCTTCAACGGGAAGAAGCCCGAGTCCTACGGCGGCAACTTCGCGATGCTCGACTCGTTCGTCGCCGGTGCCCAGGCGCGCGGCATGCAGGTGCTGCTGACGCCGACCGGCCCGATCCCGGCCTGGGCGTCGCGCTGCAAGGGCTCCGTCGCCGCCCGCAAGGTCTGCAAGCCCGACCCCAAGCTCTTCGGCGACTTCGTCCGCGCGCTCGGCACCAAGTACCCGACCGTCAAGTACTGGTCGATCTGGAACGAGCCGAACCTCGGCTCCTGGCTCAAGCCGCAGTACGAGGTCGTGGGCGGCGTCGCCGTCCAGAAGTCCGCGTCGCTGTACCGCTCGCTCGCGAAGTCGGCGATCTCGTCGCTGCGCGCCACCGGCCACAAGACGACGACCGACCAGATCTGGCTCGGCGAGACCGCGCCGCTCGGCGACGATCCGTCCGGCTGCTCGGCTCAGCGCAAGCTGCGCGCACCCAAGGGCTGCGCGAAGAAGATCACCAAGACCTCGCCGGAGACGTTCCTGCGCGGCGTGTTCTGCCTCTCCAAGTCGGGCGGCTCGCTCGGCGGCGTGGAAGGCAAGGAGCAGGGCTGCAAGGGCTACAAGAAGCTCGCGATCAACGGCTACGCGCACCATCCGTACACGCGCGGCGGTTCGCGGCCGCCGCTGTCGAAGACGAACGCCGGCGAGATCACGATCGGCGTCGCCTCGCGTCTGACCAGGCTGCTCGACCAGGCCGGCAAGCGCAAGCGCATCCCGAGCAAGCTCCCGGTCCACTTCACCGAGCACGGCTGGCAGACCAACCCGCCCGGCGTCAACGACATCTTCGCCGTGACCGACGCGCAGCAGTCCGAGTACATCAACCAGTCGGACTGGATCGCGTACAAGAACAAGCGCGTCAAGACCGTCGCGCAGTACAAGATCGTCGACGACCAGAGCATCGGCGCCGGCTTCCAGATGGGCCTGCGGCTCTTCAACGGTGGCGCGCGCAAGCCGTCCTACGACGCCTACAAGCTGCCGATCTGGGTGTCCAAGAAGGGCTCCAACGTGACCGTCTATGGGCAGGTTCGCCCGTTGGAGCCGGGAGCCGCCGGTACTGTGGACGTGCAGAACGCGCCGGCCGGGTCGTCGGCGTTCAAGACGGTGCAGAGCGTGCCCGTCACGTCCGCGAACGGCATCTTCACCGTGGACCTGCCCGACACGGGCGGCACGTGGCGGCTCAAGTGGGGCGACGTGACGTCGCGCCAGGCGGAGGTAGCGAGCAAGTGA
- a CDS encoding CDP-alcohol phosphatidyltransferase family protein, whose amino-acid sequence MEDTPVERAKLTFRRLSGLDRSGPPPPETLSDAPLRPWTIPNAIGYIRLLMVPVFLVLALQSESGTDALPAVLFAVIAWSDYLDGIAARVTGQYSRMGALLDPLVDRLLIFAGVIVCWHFELLPRWALLVLALRELFMLGLARYAMHRKVELKINWLGRWGVWPVFSALFFALCNVDWLALACLYVGLVLVLGSTVQYVRDGLRMARGQGST is encoded by the coding sequence GTGGAAGACACTCCCGTAGAACGAGCCAAGCTGACGTTCCGGCGGCTGTCCGGGCTCGATCGCTCGGGCCCGCCGCCGCCGGAGACGCTCTCCGACGCGCCGCTGCGCCCCTGGACGATCCCGAACGCGATCGGCTACATCCGGCTGCTCATGGTGCCGGTGTTCCTGGTGCTCGCGTTGCAGTCGGAGTCCGGGACGGACGCGCTGCCCGCGGTCCTGTTCGCCGTGATCGCCTGGAGCGACTACCTGGACGGCATCGCGGCGCGCGTGACCGGCCAGTACTCGCGCATGGGCGCGCTGCTGGACCCGCTCGTGGACCGGCTCCTGATCTTCGCCGGCGTGATCGTGTGCTGGCACTTCGAGCTGCTCCCGCGCTGGGCGCTGCTCGTCCTGGCCCTGCGCGAGCTGTTCATGCTGGGCCTGGCGCGCTACGCGATGCACCGGAAGGTCGAGCTGAAGATCAACTGGCTCGGCCGGTGGGGCGTCTGGCCGGTGTTCAGCGCGCTGTTCTTCGCGTTGTGCAATGTCGACTGGCTCGCGCTAGCGTGCCTTTACGTCGGGTTGGTGCTGGTACTCGGCTCGACTGTGCAGTACGTTCGTGATGGTCTGCGCATGGCGCGAGGCCAAGGCTCTACTTGA
- a CDS encoding adenine phosphoribosyltransferase — protein sequence MNLDAYIRDIPDFPKPGIVFKDITPLLLDPAALDAAVQALAAWARPLEVDLVVAAEARGFILGGALARELGVGFVPARKPGKLPGETVSAEYILEYGVDALEMHADALEGGARVLLHDDLLATGGTARALVDLVQGRGAVVAGFGFLVELAFLEGRSKLDGIDVQTLIAYSGE from the coding sequence ATGAACCTGGACGCGTACATCCGCGACATCCCCGACTTCCCGAAGCCCGGGATCGTCTTCAAGGACATCACGCCGCTGCTGCTGGACCCGGCCGCGTTGGACGCGGCCGTGCAGGCGCTGGCGGCGTGGGCACGGCCGCTGGAGGTCGATCTCGTGGTGGCCGCGGAGGCGCGCGGGTTCATCCTCGGCGGCGCGCTGGCGCGGGAGCTCGGCGTCGGCTTCGTGCCGGCCCGCAAGCCCGGGAAGCTGCCGGGCGAGACCGTCTCGGCCGAGTACATCCTCGAGTACGGCGTGGACGCGCTGGAGATGCACGCGGACGCGCTGGAAGGCGGCGCGCGGGTGCTGCTCCACGACGACCTGCTGGCCACGGGCGGCACGGCCCGCGCGCTGGTGGACCTGGTGCAGGGGCGCGGTGCCGTCGTCGCCGGGTTCGGCTTCCTGGTCGAGCTGGCGTTCCTGGAGGGGCGCTCCAAGCTCGACGGGATCGACGTGCAGACGCTCATCGCGTATTCGGGCGAGTGA
- a CDS encoding hotdog fold thioesterase: MSGSALIDLEIESSTEGEVRARVPVTDGLKQPLGLVHGGVYAVIADALTAGDGRVVTSQTSFLRPVVSGTMAVVARRRHSGRTTAVWETDVADGEGRLCAVVRTTVARG; the protein is encoded by the coding sequence ATGAGCGGATCTGCGCTGATCGACCTGGAAATCGAGTCCTCCACGGAGGGCGAGGTGCGTGCCCGCGTGCCCGTCACCGACGGCTTGAAGCAACCGCTCGGGCTGGTCCACGGCGGCGTGTACGCGGTGATCGCCGACGCGCTCACGGCGGGCGACGGCCGGGTGGTGACGAGCCAGACGTCGTTCCTGCGGCCGGTCGTATCCGGGACCATGGCCGTGGTGGCCCGCCGACGGCACTCGGGACGCACCACGGCGGTGTGGGAGACGGACGTCGCGGACGGCGAAGGACGCCTCTGCGCGGTCGTACGCACCACCGTGGCGCGCGGCTGA
- a CDS encoding proline--tRNA ligase translates to MTRLSQYFLPTEKQPPADAEALSHKLLVRAGLIRQVGAGLWSWLPAGYRAHQKAVQIIREELDAIGAQEMLMPVLNPAEIWQKSGRYDAIGGELFRLKDRRGADMVLAMTHEEIVTTHVAQVVRSYRDLPQILYHFQVKERDEPRPRAGVLRTREFIMKDSYTFDRDAAGLDVGYEKHREAYDKIFDRCGLEWYRVDSDVGMMGGTGAHEYMAPCPAGENDVALAPGYAANVEVASATPKPVELPASLDAPEVFETPGATTIEAVSKLAGVPAGALIKAFPIIVGSGELRLVLVRGDHRVNEIKLGNALGAPFRPAHEAEFADKIGPAGYIGPLGVEVPILLDSALDGDSYIAGANEADKHVRGVNPKRDFTFTEVDVRTVEAGDTVDGHEIRIEPAIEIGNIFKLGTRYSVPLGATFLDEDGTSKPVWMGSYGIGPARICAAAVEQFADEKGISWPRALAPFDVHLVGLGKAGTDEHALAEKLYEELRAVGLDVVYDDRDGGPGAKFADAELLGCPLRLTIGRRTIEAGEVEAQVRRGRETRSVPLEGAAQAAYDLWKTLP, encoded by the coding sequence ATGACCCGACTGAGCCAGTACTTCCTTCCCACCGAGAAGCAGCCGCCCGCCGATGCGGAGGCGCTCTCGCACAAGCTGCTCGTCCGCGCCGGACTCATCCGGCAGGTCGGCGCCGGCCTGTGGAGCTGGCTCCCGGCGGGCTACCGGGCGCACCAGAAGGCCGTGCAGATCATCCGTGAGGAGCTGGACGCGATCGGCGCCCAGGAGATGCTCATGCCGGTCCTCAACCCGGCCGAGATCTGGCAGAAGTCGGGCCGCTACGACGCGATCGGCGGCGAGCTGTTCCGCCTCAAGGACCGGCGCGGCGCCGACATGGTGCTGGCGATGACGCACGAGGAGATCGTCACCACGCACGTGGCGCAGGTCGTGCGCTCCTACCGCGACCTGCCGCAGATCCTCTACCACTTCCAGGTCAAGGAGCGCGACGAGCCGCGCCCCCGCGCCGGCGTGCTCCGCACCCGCGAGTTCATCATGAAGGACTCGTACACGTTCGACCGCGACGCGGCGGGCCTGGACGTCGGCTACGAGAAGCACCGCGAGGCCTACGACAAGATCTTCGACCGCTGCGGGCTCGAGTGGTACCGGGTGGACTCGGACGTCGGCATGATGGGCGGCACCGGCGCGCACGAGTACATGGCGCCGTGCCCCGCGGGCGAGAACGACGTCGCGCTCGCGCCCGGCTACGCGGCCAACGTGGAGGTCGCGTCCGCGACTCCCAAGCCCGTCGAGCTGCCGGCCTCACTGGACGCCCCCGAGGTGTTCGAGACCCCCGGCGCGACGACGATCGAGGCCGTGTCGAAGCTGGCCGGCGTGCCCGCGGGCGCGCTGATCAAGGCGTTCCCGATCATCGTTGGCTCCGGCGAGCTCCGGCTCGTGCTCGTCCGCGGCGACCACCGGGTCAACGAGATCAAGCTCGGCAACGCGCTCGGCGCTCCGTTCCGCCCCGCGCACGAGGCGGAGTTCGCGGACAAGATCGGCCCCGCCGGCTACATCGGGCCGCTGGGCGTCGAGGTCCCGATCCTGCTCGACTCCGCGCTGGACGGCGACTCCTACATCGCCGGCGCGAACGAGGCCGACAAGCACGTCCGCGGCGTCAACCCGAAGCGTGACTTCACGTTCACCGAGGTGGACGTGCGCACGGTCGAGGCGGGCGACACGGTCGACGGCCACGAGATCCGGATCGAGCCCGCGATCGAGATCGGCAACATCTTCAAGCTCGGCACGCGCTACTCGGTGCCGCTGGGCGCGACCTTCCTGGACGAGGACGGCACCTCCAAGCCGGTCTGGATGGGCTCGTACGGCATCGGCCCCGCGCGCATCTGCGCCGCCGCGGTCGAGCAGTTCGCCGACGAGAAGGGCATCTCGTGGCCGCGCGCGCTGGCGCCGTTCGACGTGCACCTGGTCGGGCTCGGCAAGGCCGGCACCGACGAGCACGCGCTCGCCGAGAAGCTCTACGAGGAGCTGCGTGCGGTCGGGCTGGACGTGGTCTACGACGACCGCGACGGTGGCCCCGGCGCGAAGTTCGCGGACGCGGAGCTGCTCGGCTGCCCGCTGCGGCTGACGATCGGCAGGCGTACGATCGAGGCCGGCGAGGTCGAAGCGCAGGTCCGGCGCGGGCGCGAGACGCGCTCCGTCCCGCTCGAGGGGGCGGCTCAGGCCGCGTACGACCTGTGGAAGACACTCCCGTAG
- a CDS encoding MerR family transcriptional regulator: MCKGLQQEFPDISISKIRYLEDQKLVTPRRTPGGYRLYSPSDVARLRTILRLQRDEYMPLAVIRQELASGRTVEDASTAPAATDGAAPRPSGGSPRRMSVSVRPGGSTYSLEDVVEDTGAEARLVQELEDFGIIKGELRGNTRYYDETDREIIRAVRELAAYGVAGRNLRVFKSSAEREAALLNQILAPALRSRNPDRRREAMDALENLAAVASHLKHLLLIRDLRRIAG; the protein is encoded by the coding sequence GTGTGCAAGGGGCTCCAGCAGGAGTTCCCGGACATCTCGATCTCCAAGATCCGCTACCTCGAGGACCAGAAGCTGGTCACGCCGCGGCGCACGCCAGGCGGCTACCGGCTCTACTCGCCCTCCGACGTGGCGCGGCTGCGGACGATCCTGCGCCTCCAGCGCGACGAGTACATGCCGCTGGCCGTGATCCGGCAGGAGCTGGCCTCGGGACGGACGGTCGAGGACGCCTCGACGGCGCCCGCGGCGACCGACGGCGCGGCTCCCCGCCCCAGCGGTGGCTCCCCGCGCCGGATGTCGGTGTCGGTGCGTCCGGGCGGGTCGACGTACTCGCTCGAGGACGTCGTCGAGGACACGGGCGCCGAGGCGCGGCTCGTCCAGGAGCTCGAGGACTTCGGGATCATCAAGGGCGAGCTGCGGGGCAACACGCGCTACTACGACGAGACCGACCGCGAGATCATCCGCGCGGTGCGCGAGCTGGCCGCGTACGGCGTGGCCGGGCGCAACCTGCGCGTCTTCAAGTCCTCGGCCGAGCGCGAGGCGGCGCTGCTGAACCAGATCCTCGCCCCGGCCCTGCGCTCGCGCAACCCGGACCGTCGTCGCGAGGCGATGGACGCGCTCGAGAACCTCGCGGCGGTCGCGTCGCACCTGAAGCACCTGCTACTGATCCGGGATCTGCGGCGGATCGCCGGATGA
- a CDS encoding RNA polymerase sigma factor, translating into MPASRATAFDRLAPDQRAAVELVLRQGRSYGELSDLLGMPEETIRTRARGGLAALAPDLPAPTRSGEIADWLLGQQSEAHAKRTRELLLSDPTAHAWAATVAAPLREAAGGEAVPALPTSPDAEPARVNGKAKRGKPAPADDSLRAGAGHDAAARAIPDFGFDDDPPAPAGRDHAAQARPAHRAAEPADRDDDARPRRADDERGSSSRLGGALLIGAAVVVVAVVIAFVLLRGDDEPETASTGSDVPTQTATPATTAVGTAQFALRGPAGSSAIALGQLFRAGDDTVRFAIAGQGIEPNADGERYSIWLTRKSGKPLLLGDVNAPVGRDGQLTAAGPGNDDTDAFVQWLQTYDSMAITLDAKGAKEPGKVIVTGPLPTAAAGG; encoded by the coding sequence ATGCCGGCAAGCCGCGCCACCGCGTTCGACAGGCTGGCGCCCGACCAGCGCGCGGCCGTGGAGCTCGTCCTCCGCCAGGGACGGTCCTACGGCGAGCTGTCCGACCTGCTCGGGATGCCTGAGGAGACGATCCGCACCCGCGCCCGCGGCGGCTTGGCCGCGCTCGCACCGGACCTGCCGGCCCCGACGCGGTCGGGCGAGATCGCCGACTGGCTGCTCGGGCAGCAGTCCGAGGCGCACGCCAAGCGCACCCGCGAGCTCCTCCTGAGCGACCCCACCGCCCACGCCTGGGCGGCGACCGTGGCCGCCCCGCTGCGCGAGGCCGCCGGCGGCGAGGCCGTGCCGGCCCTGCCCACGAGCCCGGACGCGGAGCCCGCGCGCGTGAACGGCAAGGCGAAGCGCGGCAAGCCCGCGCCGGCTGACGACTCCCTGCGCGCAGGCGCCGGCCACGACGCGGCCGCGCGCGCGATCCCGGACTTCGGGTTCGACGACGACCCGCCGGCCCCGGCCGGCCGCGACCACGCGGCGCAGGCGCGGCCCGCCCACCGCGCGGCCGAGCCGGCCGACCGCGACGACGACGCGCGCCCGCGCCGCGCGGACGACGAGCGCGGCTCCTCGTCGCGGCTCGGCGGCGCGCTGCTGATCGGCGCCGCGGTCGTGGTCGTCGCGGTCGTCATCGCGTTCGTCCTCCTGCGCGGCGACGACGAGCCGGAGACCGCGTCCACCGGCTCCGACGTGCCCACCCAGACGGCGACGCCGGCCACGACGGCCGTCGGCACCGCGCAGTTCGCGCTGCGCGGCCCGGCCGGGTCGAGCGCGATCGCGCTCGGGCAGCTGTTCCGCGCCGGCGACGACACGGTGCGCTTCGCGATCGCGGGCCAGGGCATCGAGCCGAACGCCGACGGCGAGCGGTACTCGATCTGGCTCACGCGCAAGTCGGGCAAGCCGCTGCTGCTCGGCGACGTCAACGCGCCGGTCGGCAGGGACGGCCAGCTGACCGCGGCCGGCCCGGGCAACGACGACACCGACGCGTTCGTCCAGTGGCTGCAGACCTACGACAGCATGGCCATCACGCTCGACGCCAAGGGCGCCAAGGAGCCGGGCAAGGTCATCGTCACCGGCCCGCTCCCCACTGCCGCGGCCGGCGGCTAG
- a CDS encoding superoxide dismutase: MAYEVPALPYAYDALEPHIDEATMKVHHDKHHQAYVDKVNAALEGTEFDGKPIEEVLKNLDALPADKQAAVRNNGGGHYNHALFWEWLSPDGGGEPDGELGEAINAAFGSFDEFKAKFKDAGVTQFGSGWAWLVYDGSGLAVTKTPNQDTPLSAGQTPLLGADVWEHAYYLKYQNKRPDYLDAFWNVVNWSKVAELYAAAK; the protein is encoded by the coding sequence ATGGCTTACGAAGTTCCCGCGCTGCCGTACGCGTACGACGCGCTCGAGCCGCACATCGACGAGGCGACGATGAAGGTGCATCACGACAAGCACCATCAGGCCTACGTCGACAAGGTCAACGCCGCGCTGGAAGGCACGGAGTTCGACGGCAAGCCGATCGAGGAGGTCCTCAAGAACCTCGACGCGCTGCCCGCCGACAAGCAGGCCGCCGTGCGCAACAACGGTGGCGGTCACTACAACCACGCGCTGTTCTGGGAGTGGCTGTCGCCCGACGGCGGCGGCGAGCCCGACGGCGAGCTGGGCGAGGCGATCAACGCCGCCTTCGGCTCGTTCGACGAGTTCAAGGCCAAGTTCAAGGACGCGGGCGTCACGCAGTTCGGCTCCGGCTGGGCGTGGCTCGTGTACGACGGCTCCGGCCTCGCGGTCACCAAGACCCCGAACCAGGACACGCCGCTCTCGGCCGGCCAGACGCCGCTGCTGGGCGCGGACGTCTGGGAGCACGCCTACTACCTCAAGTACCAGAACAAGCGCCCGGACTACCTGGACGCCTTCTGGAACGTGGTCAACTGGAGCAAGGTCGCGGAGCTCTACGCCGCCGCCAAGTAG
- a CDS encoding FHA domain-containing protein, translated as MIDDKTGELKPVDVGDVAAATGALVIRSGGGRVGQSFPLEGDRLVIGRSPDAAIFLDDVTVSRDHAVLVRRSGAWFLDDSGSLNGTYVNRRRIESHKLEDGDELQVGKYKLTYLAR; from the coding sequence ATGATCGACGACAAGACCGGCGAGTTGAAGCCGGTCGACGTCGGTGATGTCGCGGCGGCCACAGGCGCACTCGTCATACGCTCCGGCGGCGGCCGGGTCGGCCAGTCGTTCCCGCTCGAGGGCGACCGGCTGGTCATCGGCCGCTCGCCCGACGCCGCGATCTTCCTCGACGACGTCACCGTCTCGCGCGACCACGCCGTGCTCGTGCGGCGGTCCGGTGCGTGGTTCCTGGACGACTCCGGCTCGCTGAACGGCACCTACGTCAACCGTCGGCGGATCGAGTCGCACAAGCTCGAGGACGGCGACGAGCTGCAGGTCGGCAAGTACAAGCTCACCTACCTCGCGCGCTGA
- a CDS encoding cellulase family glycosylhydrolase translates to MKRFVMAAAAAAALAAAGAPAAHAATFEVGMEDEGLILSNQHLAPAAVEAWKNFGVDVVRIHARWWEIAPADSSTTKPSGFDAGNHLDPQYDWAKLDAAIAMVRAQGIRVMLTLTGPGPLWSSSEPAKRNPRYKPEPKEFADFSKAAATRYKADVDRYLIWNEPNQKGWLQPQWEKISGKYQPVSPHIYRSLVRAAQPVVKAADPGAEVVIGELAPVGNKPISVDTPMRPLAFLRSFGCVDDRYKSIKTGRCKGFKAAKGDTLGYHPHPQKYAPDRVNPDQDAAQFGDLKRLFTTIDKLRARKRISISKTIHLTEFGYETSPPDPSSGISTTLQTKYLQQASYIAWATKRVRGLSFYQWDDERVQNLGSGTKRYSGWQTGLRFNDGRPKPVLSIMASPFVIDQKPGAKSGLLWGQVRAEAQGQVKIEERAKGSSEFKTLTTRNTSADGTFSYRRTLKTGASYRYVWTPKPSLLDPNPQPRTSGIIDLSKKEKSRYKAAAALTTTS, encoded by the coding sequence GTGAAGCGTTTCGTGATGGCCGCCGCGGCGGCGGCAGCGCTGGCAGCGGCGGGTGCGCCCGCCGCCCACGCGGCGACCTTCGAGGTCGGCATGGAGGACGAGGGCCTGATCCTCTCCAACCAGCACCTCGCGCCCGCGGCGGTCGAGGCGTGGAAGAACTTCGGCGTCGACGTCGTGCGCATCCACGCGCGCTGGTGGGAGATCGCGCCGGCGGACAGCTCCACCACCAAGCCGTCCGGCTTCGACGCCGGCAACCACCTCGACCCGCAGTACGACTGGGCCAAGCTGGACGCCGCGATCGCGATGGTCCGCGCGCAGGGCATCCGCGTGATGCTCACGCTGACGGGCCCCGGCCCGCTGTGGTCGAGCTCGGAGCCGGCCAAGCGCAACCCGCGCTACAAGCCGGAGCCGAAGGAGTTCGCGGACTTCTCGAAGGCCGCGGCCACGCGCTACAAGGCCGACGTGGACCGCTACCTGATCTGGAACGAGCCCAACCAGAAGGGTTGGCTCCAACCGCAGTGGGAGAAGATCAGCGGCAAGTACCAGCCGGTCTCGCCGCACATCTACCGCTCGCTCGTGCGCGCCGCGCAGCCGGTCGTCAAGGCCGCGGATCCCGGCGCGGAGGTCGTGATCGGTGAGCTCGCGCCGGTCGGCAACAAGCCGATCAGCGTCGACACGCCGATGCGTCCGCTGGCGTTCCTGCGCTCGTTCGGCTGCGTCGACGATCGCTACAAGTCGATCAAGACGGGGCGCTGCAAGGGCTTCAAGGCAGCCAAGGGCGACACGCTCGGCTACCACCCGCACCCGCAGAAGTACGCGCCGGACCGCGTGAACCCGGACCAGGACGCCGCCCAGTTCGGCGACCTCAAGCGCCTGTTCACGACGATCGACAAGCTGCGCGCCCGCAAGCGCATCAGCATCTCCAAGACGATCCACCTGACCGAGTTCGGCTACGAGACCTCGCCGCCGGACCCGTCCTCGGGCATCTCGACCACGCTGCAGACCAAGTACCTGCAGCAGGCGTCCTACATCGCCTGGGCGACCAAGCGCGTGCGCGGCCTGTCCTTCTACCAGTGGGACGACGAGCGCGTGCAGAACCTCGGCAGCGGCACGAAGCGGTACTCCGGCTGGCAGACCGGCCTGCGCTTCAACGACGGCCGTCCGAAGCCGGTCCTGTCGATCATGGCCTCGCCGTTCGTGATCGACCAGAAGCCGGGCGCGAAGTCGGGCCTCCTCTGGGGCCAGGTCCGCGCCGAGGCGCAGGGCCAGGTCAAGATCGAGGAGCGCGCGAAGGGCTCGTCGGAGTTCAAGACGCTGACGACGCGCAACACCAGCGCGGACGGCACGTTCTCCTACCGCCGGACGCTCAAGACGGGCGCGTCGTACCGGTACGTGTGGACGCCGAAGCCCTCGCTGCTGGACCCGAACCCGCAGCCGCGGACCTCGGGCATCATCGACCTCTCGAAGAAGGAGAAGAGCCGCTACAAGGCCGCGGCGGCTCTCACCACCACGTCATGA
- a CDS encoding FAD-binding oxidoreductase, with amino-acid sequence MRREQVFWGWGEPGAGPSLPEHAGEILRSELGVSGEVVSRPVELDAIALPAPALPAGLRERMEAVAEVRDDVEARVLRSRGKSYLDLLASRAGDFASAPDVVVIPRDARAVAAVLHACSEYGVAVVPFGGGTSVVGGLAGERGRCAALVSLDLGRLDKVVSIDPWSLIAVFEPGIRLPEADAALRAQGLMLSHVPQSYEWATVGGCAATRSAGQTSTGHGRIDEQVVGVACVAPSGALSTLDAPASAAGPSLRELVLGSEGTLGVITSVALRVRRRVEASYDAWSVESFLAGAELLRTLEQDGIAPDIARLSDEEETRTSLALAGTGTVGRRLLGGRCLLVCGWQGATGRASAARKLVRGGALPLGPSPGHAWEKSRFAGPHLRDDLMDRGVLVETIETATTWSNLERLYRAVLAALPGLHVGCHISHLYPTGASLYFTVLGAQSDDPVAQWGAFKAAASRAIVAAGGTITHHHAVGRDHAPYLGDEVGELGLELLRAVKTRCDPAGVMNPGKLLLD; translated from the coding sequence GTGAGGCGCGAGCAGGTCTTCTGGGGCTGGGGCGAGCCCGGGGCCGGGCCGTCGCTGCCCGAGCACGCGGGTGAGATCCTGCGGTCCGAGCTCGGCGTCTCGGGTGAGGTCGTCTCCCGGCCGGTCGAGCTCGACGCGATCGCGCTGCCCGCGCCCGCACTGCCCGCCGGGCTGCGTGAGCGGATGGAGGCCGTCGCCGAGGTGCGCGACGACGTCGAGGCCCGTGTGCTGCGCTCGCGCGGCAAGTCCTACCTGGACCTGCTCGCCTCGCGGGCGGGTGACTTCGCGTCCGCGCCGGACGTGGTCGTCATCCCGCGGGACGCCCGGGCGGTGGCCGCCGTGCTGCACGCGTGCTCGGAGTACGGCGTGGCCGTCGTGCCGTTCGGGGGCGGGACGAGCGTGGTCGGCGGGCTCGCGGGGGAGCGCGGGCGCTGCGCGGCGCTCGTGTCGCTGGACCTGGGGCGGCTGGACAAGGTCGTCTCGATCGACCCGTGGTCGCTGATCGCGGTCTTCGAGCCGGGAATCCGGCTGCCGGAGGCGGACGCGGCGCTCCGCGCGCAAGGGCTGATGCTCAGCCACGTGCCGCAGTCGTACGAGTGGGCGACCGTCGGCGGGTGCGCGGCGACGCGCTCGGCCGGGCAGACGTCCACCGGGCACGGACGGATCGACGAGCAGGTCGTCGGCGTCGCGTGCGTGGCGCCCTCGGGAGCCCTGTCGACGCTGGACGCCCCGGCCTCGGCCGCCGGGCCCTCGCTGCGGGAGCTGGTCCTCGGGTCCGAGGGGACGCTGGGCGTGATCACCTCCGTGGCGCTGCGCGTGCGGCGGCGGGTGGAGGCGTCCTACGACGCGTGGTCGGTGGAGTCGTTCCTCGCCGGCGCCGAGCTGCTGCGAACGCTCGAGCAGGACGGGATCGCGCCCGACATCGCGCGGCTCTCCGACGAGGAGGAGACGCGGACGTCGCTGGCGCTGGCCGGCACCGGCACGGTCGGGCGGCGGCTGCTGGGCGGACGCTGCCTGCTCGTGTGCGGCTGGCAGGGCGCGACGGGACGGGCCAGCGCGGCGCGCAAGCTCGTCCGCGGGGGCGCGCTGCCGCTGGGGCCGTCGCCGGGGCACGCGTGGGAGAAGTCCCGCTTCGCCGGCCCGCACCTGCGCGACGACCTGATGGACCGCGGCGTGCTCGTCGAGACGATCGAGACGGCGACGACGTGGAGCAACCTGGAACGGCTCTACCGTGCGGTGCTGGCCGCGCTTCCGGGGCTGCACGTCGGCTGCCACATCTCGCACCTGTACCCGACCGGCGCGTCGCTGTACTTCACGGTGCTGGGCGCGCAGTCCGACGACCCGGTCGCGCAGTGGGGCGCCTTCAAGGCCGCCGCCTCGCGCGCGATCGTCGCGGCGGGCGGGACGATCACGCACCACCACGCGGTCGGCCGTGACCACGCGCCCTACCTCGGCGACGAGGTCGGCGAGCTGGGGCTGGAGCTGCTGCGCGCGGTGAAGACGCGCTGCGACCCGGCCGGGGTCATGAACCCCGGCAAGCTGCTCCTGGACTAG